In the genome of Deinococcus yavapaiensis KR-236, the window TCCGGCGAGATCGAACGCTTTCACGGCGAGGTAACCGGCCGCCTGGTGGTGGCCGTGCCCGACGCGTTCATCGGCGTGGAAGGTCACGACGACGTCCGGACGGAAGGTGCGGATGACGCGCACGACGTCGGACAAGGCCTTCTGCTCGTCCCACTTCGACAGGGCCTCGTTGAGAGTGCGCGAGAAGCCGTAGTCGTACACCGTGGAGAAGTACTGCTTGGCGCCGTCCACGGCGCGCGCTCCGAGAAGCTCGTCCGTGCGGATGATTCCTAGCCCGTCGAAGAGTTCGGTGCCGATCTCGTTCTGCCCGCCTTCGCCGCGGTTGAGCGCCAAGTAGGCGCTTTCGGCGTGCAGTCCGCGCGTGACGTAAGCCATCACGCCGCTCGGCTCGTCGTCGGGGTGCGCGCCGACGAGCAAGAAGCGCGCCGACATCGGCAGGCGGTCCACCGCTTGCTGAATCCCGACCGCGCCAACCTCGGGGCTGCGTGGAAGGTCGGCTTTGGCGGTGCCGAGCAGCGCCGCCGTGAGGGCGAGAGCGAGAGGCGTTCCTGAGCGATGTTTCATGCTGCTCCTTTCAACGCGCGTCGTGCGCGCTCGAAACGGTCGAGCCAAGCTTGCCGGCGGGTAGAGTCGTGGGAAAGTCGAGCGCGGGCCATTTGAAGGTGGGCGCGCATCACGTCGCTCGCGGGCCCGCCGAACGTGCGCCGCCGATTGACGAAGGCGTGCACGTCCAGAGCGGCCGTGAGGACATCGGCGGGAACGTCGATGCCAAGTCGGTGCAAGTCGGTGGGCGTGGCGCTGCACAACGAGCGTCCTTGCGTGCGAAGATTTGCGAGAAGCTGTTGCGCCGCGTGGTGGGCGTCGCGGAACGTACAGGCGCTCGTTCGTGCGAGGGTGTCGGCGAGTTCGGTGATCATGGTGTCGCCCGTCGTCGCCTCGGCCAAAAAGCGCTCGCGGTGCACGCGTAACCCTTCGAGGCTGACGGTGAAGAGGGCCAGGCCTTGCCGGAAGTCTTCCCACAAGGCGCGCATGGGTTCTTGCACGTCGGGACCCGGATCGTTGATGTCGCCGAACGGAACGTTGTGGGAGCTCAGCAGCACGGCCTGGGCGTAGCCGAGCAGCTTCGAGAACTTCGTGCGGGCATGCTCTAGCGCGACCGGGTTGCGCTTTTGCGGCATGACGCTCGATCCTTGAACGAGGCCGTCCGCCACAGTGACGAGGCCGCGTGACGCCCAGAACAGCAAGTCGTACAACGCGCGCGAGAGGGTCACCGCGCACGTCGAAAGCGCCCCGGCGAGTTCGCATTGCCAGTCGCTCGTGCTGACGGCGTCGTACGTGTTTTCCACGGGACGATCGAAGCCGAGCGCTTGAGCCGTGAAGTCGCGGTCGAGCGGGTGGCTGCTTCCGGCGAGCGCGACCGCGCCGAGCGGGCTGAGGTTGAGACGCTTCAAGGCGTCGGCGAGTCGGTCGGAGTCACGCGACAACACGTTCTCCAGGGCGGTGAGGTAGTGAGCGAG includes:
- the argH gene encoding argininosuccinate lyase; the protein is MTWHPVYREVVLEPDYRFASAHLLPHLFDALTAHAQSHAKSGLPGATEAVTLLRELRRESWPPYDPAIEDVFFSLDRRLASRSPEAAGALRTALSRNDLDMAIYRLTAREELLRAMESVEKLRGVLLNLAEAEVDTVIVAYTHHQPAQPTTLAHYLTALENVLSRDSDRLADALKRLNLSPLGAVALAGSSHPLDRDFTAQALGFDRPVENTYDAVSTSDWQCELAGALSTCAVTLSRALYDLLFWASRGLVTVADGLVQGSSVMPQKRNPVALEHARTKFSKLLGYAQAVLLSSHNVPFGDINDPGPDVQEPMRALWEDFRQGLALFTVSLEGLRVHRERFLAEATTGDTMITELADTLARTSACTFRDAHHAAQQLLANLRTQGRSLCSATPTDLHRLGIDVPADVLTAALDVHAFVNRRRTFGGPASDVMRAHLQMARARLSHDSTRRQAWLDRFERARRALKGAA